GCGATCAAATCACCGCCTTTAAACGCTATGCAATTCAGACGCTCGATATTCTGCCCCGACCCGCAGGCGTCAACGTCAACTATGTCGTTTTAGCCAACATTACCGCTTTCGGATTCGCCAACTCACCTGGCGCATTCGCTTTTAACCATGGAAAATTTGCGAGGTATTTATGACTCTTTATGCACGTCCTGATGAACACGTCTTTGCTCAGGGTGCGCGCCCTGGAGAAGTTCAACCCTTTCCCGATCTTTCCAGAGGGTGGGGCGTTGCCTTTGACCAGACTGGCGGCATCCCACCGATGGAATGGTTTAATTTTATTGGCAAACGCGCTGATGAAGCCATTCGCTATCTGATGCAACGCGGCTTGCCCGAATGGTCTGAGACAGAAGACTATCCTGAAGGCAGTTATATTCAATATTCTGGTAAAACCTATCGCGCCAAAGTAGCGAATAAGGGTAAAACGCCTTCAACTCATTTAGCCGAATGGGAAGAATGGGGTCTTACGCGTGAAGCGCTCAATGCGCACTTTCACCCCAAAGATGGGGAGTTGGCTTGGTCCAAAATCACCAAAACGCCAACAACATTAGACGGTTACGGTATTACCAATGCCGCTACGGCTCAAGATGTGGAACACCGCTTCTCCGAAATCCATCAGCGCTTTCATCCTAAAAATGGTCCATTGCCTTGGGCAAAAATTTCTGACAAACCCACAACGCTCAGCGGATACGGCATTACAGATGCTGCGCCCATTGCGAACCCCGCTTTCTCCGGACAGCCTACCGCACCCACTCCGTCAGCTCAAGACAGGAGTACCCGTATCGCTACCACCGCTTCCACCTGGGCCACCCTTCTTAGCCTGTTTACTGGACCTGACCGACAATCCTTTCAAGGCAACGGGTTCCAGAAACTTCCAGGTGGCCTCATTCTCCAATGGGGTTTCACCTCTACCCACGGCAATGGAATGTCTAATGTGATTTTCCCTGTCAAGTTTTCAACGAAATGTCTGGCCATTCATGGCACTCATCTCGGCACTGGATGTGCAACCGTCATCGAATATGTCGGGACTCGAACCAATATCGGCGCCACATTGCGCACTCTCGATGAAAATGCCATGACCCGCGCAGGATGGGGCCTTCATTGGTTTGCTATTGGACATTAATTTGCCCTCTCATGTCTATTCTTCTGTTTTCTATTTAAACCCACTTCATCGTATGACTTTTTATTATTCAAAATCAGAACCCGGATTTTACTGCGTCGGGATACATGGCGATAACATCCCTAAAGATGCTGTCTCTATTACTCAAGAAGAGCACACCGCATTGCTCAATGCCCAATCCAAAGGTAAATGGATCCAGTCTAATGAGAACGGCTACCCAGTGGCTGTTGACCCGCCTCCACTTACCCCTGAGGAGTGGGCCGACATTAATTTACGCTGTCGACAGGCTCGGTTGAGTCAAGCGGCTTTAAAAGTCG
The Mycoavidus cysteinexigens genome window above contains:
- a CDS encoding gp53-like domain-containing protein; protein product: MTLYARPDEHVFAQGARPGEVQPFPDLSRGWGVAFDQTGGIPPMEWFNFIGKRADEAIRYLMQRGLPEWSETEDYPEGSYIQYSGKTYRAKVANKGKTPSTHLAEWEEWGLTREALNAHFHPKDGELAWSKITKTPTTLDGYGITNAATAQDVEHRFSEIHQRFHPKNGPLPWAKISDKPTTLSGYGITDAAPIANPAFSGQPTAPTPSAQDRSTRIATTASTWATLLSLFTGPDRQSFQGNGFQKLPGGLILQWGFTSTHGNGMSNVIFPVKFSTKCLAIHGTHLGTGCATVIEYVGTRTNIGATLRTLDENAMTRAGWGLHWFAIGH
- a CDS encoding tail fiber assembly protein, whose translation is MTFYYSKSEPGFYCVGIHGDNIPKDAVSITQEEHTALLNAQSKGKWIQSNENGYPVAVDPPPLTPEEWADINLRCRQARLSQAALKVAPLQDAVDLNIATDDEKQLLKEWKLYRVALNRIEQHSSLSAEIEWPKPPDEN